A genomic segment from Triticum dicoccoides isolate Atlit2015 ecotype Zavitan chromosome 1A, WEW_v2.0, whole genome shotgun sequence encodes:
- the LOC119365153 gene encoding uncharacterized protein LOC119365153, with protein MAMVAQAGFGLTRVVMLVGAGVAGSVVLRNGRLSEILTEIQEFLEKGEMGKGGGGGADHGINDALNEVRQLAMQVRNLGSPRSITVLSGGSGQTGVSGLIVPAATVGALGYGYMWWKGISFGDLMYVTKQNMANVVSSMTKHLEQVQSSLAAAKKHLTQRIEKLDDKLDQQKALSGQIKDDVTGARLKLENIGSEIKNIKELVWGLDEKMDSMEAKQNFSCAGVMYLCQFIEQSGGKLPERLEGIKPSAKRFETIGIQGLQLAIETGNFSDFSNADSTDKISRSNSLKSAN; from the exons ATGGCGATGGTGGCACAGGCGGGCTTCGGCCTCACCCGCGTCGTCATGCTCGTCGGCGCGGGCGTGGCCGGCTCCGTCGTCCTACGAAACGGCCGCCTCTCGGAGATCCTCACCGAGATACAG GAGTTTCTGGAGAAGGGGGAGATGGGTaagggaggaggtggtggtgcggACCACGGCATCAACGACGCGCTCAACGAG GTGCGCCAACTGGCTATGCAGGTACGCAATCTAGGTTCTCCACGTTCGATAACTGTTCTCAGTGGAGGTTCTGGACAAACAG GAGTATCAGGATTAATAGTACCTGCAGCAACTGTTGGAGCACTGGGTTATGGTTATATGTGGTGGAAA GGCATCTCCTTTGGGGACTTAATGTATGTCACCAAGCAAAACATGGCAAACGTTGTTTCAAGTATGACTAAACATCTGGAGCAAGTTCAGAGCTCTCTTGCT GCTGCTAAAAAGCATTTGACACAACGCATTGAGAAGTTGGATGACAAATTGGATCAGCAGAAGGCGCTTTCTGGGCAAATAAAAGATGAT GTTACTGGCGCACGACTGAAGCTTGAGAATATTGGTTCAGAGATTAAGAACATCAAAGAATTGGTCTGGGGACTG GATGAGAAGATGGATTCAATGGAAGCCAAACAG AATTTTTCATGCGCTGGTGTGATGTACCTCTGCCAATTCATAGAGCAAAGTGGTGGGAAGCTCCCTGAACGCCTG GAAGGCATTAAACCATCAGCAAAGCGATTTGAAACAATTGGCATACAG GGGTTGCAACTAGCCATAGAAACAGGGAATTTTAGTGATTTCAGCAATGCTGATTCCACTGACAAGATAAGCAG GTCCAACTCGTTGAAGTCTGCCAACTAA